The Saccharothrix variisporea genome has a segment encoding these proteins:
- the gltB gene encoding glutamate synthase large subunit — MTHHHQPKQGLYDPQFEHDACGVAFVADLAGRRNHAIVAQALVALRNLEHRGARGAEPETGDGAGILIQVPDAFYREVVDFDLPEPGAYAVGTAFLPHEDDEVRRQIERIAEEEGAIVLGWRDLPVDTDHVGPTAKTTMPRFRQLFLGGEEGMELERLAFVVRKRAEHATGVYFPSLSGRTIVYKGMLTEPQVERFFPDLTDERVTSSIGLVHSRFSTNTFPSWPLAHPYRYVAHNGEINTLRGNRNWMDARESMLATDLIPGDLERIFPVITRDASDSATFDEVLELLHLGGRSLPHAVLMMIPEAWENHAEMDPQRRAFYEFHSTLMEPWDGPALVAFTDGTLIGAVLDRNGLRPARYWVTEDGLVVLGSEAGVLDLDPTSIVRKGRLEPGRMFLVDTAQGRIIDDEEIKGELAAEHPYQEWVSDGILHLADLPAREREVPTHASLVRRQQVFGYTDEELTLLLRPMAKTGAEPIGSMGNDAPFAPLSNRPRQLFDYFTQLFAQVTNPPLDAIREELVTSLHATLGAEPNLLEADASSCRRISLPFPVLDNDELAKLVHVDDDGTLPEFRTYTVHGTYDVNGGGDALVGRLAEIKVEVSAAIRDGARLVVLSDRGVDANHAPIPSLLLTGAVHHHLVREKTRTQVDLIVESGDAREVHHIALLIGYGAKAVNPYLAMASVEEMAGLDPKTATRNLIKALGKGVRKTMSKMGVSTVASYTGAQIFEAIGLGAEVIDSCFTGTTSRLGGIGFDVIAEEVAKRHRLAFPPDGVRAHHRELEVGGEYQWRREGEAHLFNPQTVFKLQHSTKTGRYDIFKEYTKAVDDQSKRLMTLRGLFEFKSVRPPVPIDEVEPVSSIVKRFATGAISYGSISQEMHETLAIAMNRLGAKSNTGEGGEDPERLYDPIRRSAIKQVASGRFGVTSEYLVNAEDIQIKMAQGAKPGEGGQLPGAKVYPWIARTRHSTPGVGLISPPPHHDIYSIEDLAQLIHDLKNANPAARIHVKLVSEVGVGTVAAGVSKAHADVVLISGHDGGTGASPLSSIKHAGGPWELGLAETQQTLLANRLRDRIVVQTDGQLKTGRDVVIAALLGAEEFGFATAPLVVSGCIMMRVCHLDTCPVGVATQNPALRAKFAGKAEHVVNFFEFVAQEVRELLAELGFRSLEEAVGHAELLDTRKAVDHWKAAGLDLSPIFHVPELPEGTSRHQVVAQDHGLEKALDNTLIQLAEGAIASGDRVRLELPVRNVNRTVGTMLGSEVTKRWGGEGLPDDTIDVTFTGTAGQSFGAFLPRGITLRLVGDANDYVAKGLSGGRITVRPVADAQFAAEQHIIAGNVIGYGATGGEIFLRGKVGERFCVRNSGALAVVEGVGDHGCEYMTGGRVVVLGPTGRNFAAGMSGGVAYVLDAKEQRVNQEMVDLDPLDDADREFLRTVVEKHYAETDSAVAHALLADWDLAVDRFTKVMPKDYKRVLAARARAEQEGRDVNEAIMEAAHG, encoded by the coding sequence GTGACCCACCACCACCAGCCGAAGCAAGGTCTTTACGACCCGCAGTTCGAGCACGACGCCTGCGGTGTCGCGTTCGTCGCCGACCTCGCCGGTCGGAGAAACCACGCGATCGTCGCCCAGGCGCTGGTCGCGTTGCGCAACCTGGAGCACCGGGGCGCGCGGGGCGCGGAGCCGGAGACCGGCGACGGCGCGGGCATCCTGATCCAGGTGCCCGACGCGTTCTACCGCGAGGTCGTCGACTTCGACCTGCCCGAACCGGGCGCCTACGCGGTCGGCACCGCCTTCCTGCCGCACGAGGACGACGAGGTCCGCCGGCAGATCGAGCGCATCGCCGAGGAAGAGGGCGCGATCGTCCTGGGCTGGCGGGACCTGCCCGTGGACACCGACCACGTCGGTCCCACGGCCAAGACCACCATGCCCCGGTTCCGCCAGCTCTTCCTGGGCGGCGAGGAGGGCATGGAGCTGGAGCGCCTGGCGTTCGTCGTGCGCAAGCGCGCCGAGCACGCCACCGGCGTCTACTTCCCGAGCCTGTCGGGCCGCACCATCGTCTACAAGGGCATGCTGACCGAGCCGCAGGTCGAGAGGTTCTTCCCCGACCTGACCGACGAGCGGGTCACCAGCTCGATCGGCCTGGTGCACTCCCGGTTCTCCACCAACACGTTCCCGTCGTGGCCGCTGGCCCACCCGTACCGGTACGTGGCGCACAACGGCGAGATCAACACGCTGCGCGGCAACCGCAACTGGATGGACGCGCGCGAGTCCATGCTCGCCACCGACCTCATCCCGGGCGACCTGGAGCGGATCTTCCCGGTCATCACCCGCGACGCCAGCGACTCGGCGACCTTCGACGAGGTGCTGGAACTGCTGCACCTGGGCGGCCGGTCGCTCCCACACGCCGTGCTCATGATGATCCCCGAGGCGTGGGAGAACCACGCCGAGATGGACCCGCAGCGGCGCGCGTTCTACGAGTTCCACTCCACGCTCATGGAGCCGTGGGACGGCCCGGCGCTGGTCGCGTTCACCGACGGCACCCTGATCGGCGCGGTCCTGGACCGCAACGGCCTGCGTCCCGCCCGCTACTGGGTCACCGAGGACGGCCTGGTCGTACTGGGTTCCGAGGCCGGCGTGCTGGACCTCGACCCGACCTCGATCGTCCGCAAGGGCCGCCTGGAACCGGGTCGCATGTTCCTCGTCGACACGGCCCAGGGCCGGATCATCGACGACGAGGAGATCAAGGGCGAGCTGGCCGCCGAGCACCCGTACCAGGAGTGGGTGTCCGACGGCATCCTGCACCTGGCCGACCTGCCCGCGCGCGAGCGCGAAGTGCCGACGCACGCGTCCCTCGTGCGTCGTCAGCAGGTCTTCGGCTACACCGACGAAGAGCTCACGCTGCTGCTGCGGCCGATGGCCAAGACCGGCGCGGAGCCGATCGGCTCGATGGGCAACGACGCCCCCTTCGCGCCCCTGTCCAATCGGCCCCGGCAGCTGTTCGACTACTTCACCCAGCTGTTCGCGCAGGTCACGAACCCGCCGCTGGACGCGATCCGCGAGGAGCTGGTCACCTCGCTGCACGCGACCCTGGGCGCGGAACCCAACCTGCTGGAAGCCGACGCGAGCAGCTGTCGCCGGATCTCCCTGCCCTTCCCGGTGCTGGACAACGACGAGCTGGCCAAGCTGGTGCACGTCGACGACGACGGCACCCTGCCCGAGTTCCGCACCTACACCGTGCACGGCACCTACGACGTCAACGGCGGCGGTGACGCTCTCGTAGGCAGGCTGGCGGAGATCAAGGTCGAGGTGTCGGCCGCGATCCGCGACGGCGCGCGGCTGGTCGTGCTGAGCGACCGGGGCGTGGACGCGAACCACGCGCCGATCCCGTCGCTGCTGCTGACCGGCGCGGTGCACCACCACCTGGTGCGGGAGAAGACCCGGACCCAGGTGGACCTCATCGTGGAGTCCGGCGACGCCCGCGAGGTGCACCACATCGCGCTGCTCATCGGCTACGGCGCCAAGGCGGTCAACCCCTACCTGGCGATGGCGTCGGTGGAGGAGATGGCCGGGCTGGACCCGAAGACCGCCACCCGCAACCTGATCAAGGCGCTGGGCAAGGGCGTGCGCAAGACGATGTCCAAGATGGGCGTCTCGACCGTCGCCTCCTACACCGGCGCGCAGATCTTCGAGGCCATCGGCCTGGGCGCGGAGGTCATCGACTCCTGCTTCACCGGCACCACGTCCCGCCTGGGCGGCATCGGGTTCGACGTGATCGCCGAGGAGGTCGCCAAGCGGCACCGGCTCGCGTTCCCGCCCGACGGCGTCCGGGCCCACCACCGGGAGCTGGAGGTCGGCGGCGAGTACCAGTGGCGTCGCGAGGGTGAGGCGCACCTGTTCAACCCGCAGACGGTGTTCAAGCTCCAGCACTCCACGAAGACCGGTCGCTACGACATCTTCAAGGAGTACACGAAGGCCGTGGACGACCAGTCCAAGCGGCTGATGACCCTGCGCGGCCTGTTCGAGTTCAAGTCGGTCCGGCCCCCGGTGCCGATCGACGAGGTCGAGCCGGTGTCGTCCATCGTGAAGCGGTTCGCCACGGGCGCGATCTCCTACGGCTCGATCTCGCAGGAGATGCACGAGACCCTGGCCATCGCCATGAACCGGTTGGGCGCGAAGTCCAACACCGGCGAGGGCGGCGAGGACCCGGAGCGGCTCTACGACCCGATCCGCCGCTCGGCGATCAAGCAGGTGGCCTCCGGCCGGTTCGGCGTGACCAGCGAGTACCTGGTCAACGCCGAGGACATCCAGATCAAGATGGCGCAGGGCGCGAAGCCCGGCGAGGGCGGCCAGCTGCCCGGCGCGAAGGTGTACCCGTGGATCGCCCGCACGCGGCACTCCACGCCCGGTGTCGGCCTGATCTCGCCGCCGCCGCACCACGACATCTACTCGATCGAGGACCTCGCCCAGCTCATCCACGACCTGAAGAACGCCAACCCGGCCGCCCGCATCCACGTGAAGCTGGTGTCCGAGGTCGGCGTGGGCACGGTCGCGGCGGGCGTGTCCAAGGCGCACGCGGACGTCGTGCTCATCTCGGGCCACGACGGCGGCACGGGCGCGTCCCCGCTGTCGTCGATCAAGCACGCCGGTGGTCCGTGGGAGCTGGGGCTGGCCGAGACGCAGCAGACGCTGCTGGCCAACCGGTTGCGCGACCGGATCGTGGTGCAGACCGACGGCCAGCTCAAGACCGGCCGGGACGTGGTGATCGCGGCCCTGCTGGGCGCAGAGGAGTTCGGTTTCGCCACCGCTCCCCTGGTCGTGTCCGGCTGCATCATGATGCGCGTCTGCCACCTCGACACGTGCCCGGTGGGCGTGGCCACGCAGAACCCGGCGCTGCGCGCGAAGTTCGCGGGCAAGGCCGAGCACGTGGTCAACTTCTTCGAGTTCGTCGCCCAGGAAGTGCGGGAGCTGCTGGCGGAGCTGGGTTTCCGGTCGCTGGAGGAGGCCGTGGGCCACGCCGAGCTGCTGGACACCCGCAAGGCCGTGGACCACTGGAAGGCCGCGGGTCTCGACCTGTCGCCGATCTTCCACGTGCCCGAGCTGCCCGAAGGCACCTCGCGCCACCAGGTCGTCGCGCAGGACCACGGGCTGGAGAAGGCGTTGGACAACACGCTCATCCAGCTCGCCGAGGGCGCGATCGCCTCCGGTGACCGGGTGCGGCTGGAACTGCCGGTGCGCAACGTCAACCGCACGGTCGGCACCATGCTGGGCTCCGAGGTCACCAAGCGGTGGGGCGGCGAGGGCCTGCCCGACGACACCATCGACGTGACCTTCACCGGCACCGCCGGGCAGTCGTTCGGCGCGTTCCTGCCGCGCGGCATCACGTTGCGGCTGGTCGGCGACGCCAACGACTACGTCGCCAAGGGCCTGTCCGGCGGGCGGATCACGGTCCGGCCGGTGGCGGACGCGCAGTTCGCCGCCGAGCAGCACATCATCGCGGGCAACGTCATCGGCTACGGCGCCACCGGCGGCGAGATCTTCCTGCGCGGCAAGGTCGGCGAGCGGTTCTGCGTGCGCAACTCCGGCGCGCTGGCCGTGGTCGAGGGCGTGGGCGACCACGGCTGCGAGTACATGACCGGCGGCCGGGTGGTCGTGCTCGGGCCGACCGGGCGCAACTTCGCGGCGGGCATGTCCGGCGGCGTCGCCTACGTGCTGGACGCGAAGGAGCAGCGGGTCAACCAGGAGATGGTGGACCTGGACCCGCTGGACGACGCCGACCGCGAGTTCCTGCGGACGGTGGTGGAGAAGCACTACGCGGAAACCGACTCCGCGGTGGCGCACGCCCTGCTGGCGGACTGGGACCTCGCCGTCGACCGGTTCACCAAGGTCATGCCCAAGGACTACAAGCGGGTGCTGGCCGCGCGGGCGCGGGCCGAGCAGGAGGGCCGCGACGTGAACGAGGCGATCATGGAGGCCGCACATGGCTGA